In a genomic window of Sporosarcina trichiuri:
- a CDS encoding nitrate reductase subunit alpha, translating to MRKTKFNLNYFKPVEKYSGDWSVLEEKNRDWENMYRQRWSHDKVVRTTHGVNCTGSCSWKVFVKNGIITWENQQIDYPSCGPDMPEFEPRGCPRGASFSWYEYSPLRIKYPYIRGKLWRMWNQALTEEKDPVRAWASIVEDPAKSTEYKKARGKGGHVRIHWRDATILISAQLIYTIQKYGPDRIAGFTPIPAMSMVSYASGARFISLLGGEMLSFYDWYADLPPASPQIWGEQTDVPESSDWFNAGYIVMWGSNVPLTRTPDAHFLTEVRYKGTKVVSVAPDYAESVTHADDWIAANPGTDAAVAQAMTHVILDEFYEQRKEPMFLNYAKQYTDMPFLLLLDEHEGAYKAGRFLRASDIGQESQHAEWKSVILDESTDEIIVPNGTMGQRWEDDVKWNLLLDKEDGTRVEPALSIADHGAEWKEIRFPFFDNLSNGVFDRTIPAKEITLADGTVRQVATVYDVMASQYGVRRSGHETEAEDYFDKSSIYTPGWQEKITSVKPELVIQIAREFAQNSLDTGGRSMIIMGAGINHWFNSDTIYRAILNLVTLTASQGVNGGGWAHYVGQEKCRPIEGWSTIAFARDWQAPPRLQNATSFFYFATDQWKYEEAGTQSLMSPLGGNSRYEHPADYNVLAARLGWMPSYPQFNRNSLQLTEEAAEAGHTTTPEIVDYVKNQLISGDMQFAIEDPDAPENFPRSLFVWRSNLVSSSAKGQEYFMKHLFGATDNLLAKPNERMKPEEVVWRDEVEGKLDLLVALDFRMTTTPLYADLVLPAATWYEKVDLSSTDMHPFVHPFNPAVDPLWESRSDWDIYRSIAETFSEIAKTHLPGVYKDLVTSPLAHDSAQEIAQPYGDVRDWTKGEAEAIPGKTMPGMTIVERDYTKVYDKYVTLGPLLSTGKVGAHGVSFSVADEYEMMKGINGVYEDDTIKDGLPKLHTAKHVAEAMLTLSSATNGRVSQKAFLSAEADTGVELKDISADRAAERFTFAGITAQPREVIPTPVFSGSNKLGRRYSPFTTNIERLVPFRTLTGRQHFYLDHELFLDFGEALPVYKPTLPPLVLGPHDRPVAGTEDSLVLRYLTPHGKWNIHTTYQDNQHMLTLFRGGPTVWLSDVDADAHGIDDNQWLEVYNRNGVVTARAVVSHRMPKGTMFMYHAQDKHIQVPGSEITEERGGSHNAPTRIHMKPTQMVGGYAQLSYGFNYYGPIGNQRDEYVAVRKMKEVNWLEN from the coding sequence CCTTCCTGCGGCCCTGATATGCCTGAATTCGAACCGCGGGGCTGTCCGCGGGGGGCTTCATTCTCCTGGTACGAATACAGTCCCCTCCGTATCAAATACCCGTACATCCGCGGGAAATTGTGGCGCATGTGGAATCAGGCGCTGACCGAAGAGAAAGACCCTGTACGCGCTTGGGCGAGCATTGTGGAAGACCCCGCCAAGTCCACGGAATATAAGAAGGCGCGCGGGAAAGGCGGACACGTCCGCATCCATTGGCGTGATGCGACGATACTCATTTCCGCACAGCTCATCTATACGATCCAGAAGTACGGGCCTGACCGGATTGCAGGGTTCACCCCGATTCCGGCGATGTCGATGGTCAGCTACGCGTCCGGTGCGCGCTTCATTTCCCTTCTGGGCGGCGAGATGCTGAGCTTCTATGACTGGTATGCGGATCTGCCGCCTGCCTCCCCGCAGATCTGGGGCGAGCAGACAGACGTTCCGGAATCGAGTGACTGGTTCAACGCAGGCTACATCGTCATGTGGGGATCGAACGTACCGCTGACAAGGACTCCGGATGCCCACTTCCTGACAGAAGTCCGCTACAAGGGTACGAAAGTCGTCTCCGTTGCACCGGACTATGCGGAAAGTGTCACGCATGCGGATGACTGGATCGCAGCGAATCCGGGTACGGACGCAGCTGTCGCACAGGCGATGACGCATGTCATCCTCGACGAATTCTATGAACAGCGGAAAGAGCCGATGTTCCTGAACTATGCGAAACAATACACGGATATGCCGTTCCTGCTTCTGCTGGATGAACATGAAGGTGCTTATAAAGCAGGACGTTTCCTGCGCGCCAGCGATATCGGACAGGAGTCCCAGCATGCCGAATGGAAGTCGGTCATCCTGGATGAGAGCACAGACGAGATCATCGTGCCGAACGGGACGATGGGCCAGCGCTGGGAGGATGACGTGAAGTGGAACCTGCTGCTCGACAAGGAAGATGGAACACGCGTCGAACCTGCATTGTCCATCGCGGACCATGGAGCGGAGTGGAAGGAGATCCGCTTCCCGTTCTTCGACAACCTGTCGAACGGCGTCTTCGACCGCACCATTCCGGCCAAGGAAATCACGCTGGCAGACGGCACCGTCCGCCAAGTCGCGACCGTCTATGATGTCATGGCCAGCCAATACGGCGTCCGCCGCAGCGGACATGAAACCGAAGCGGAGGATTACTTCGATAAGTCATCGATCTACACACCGGGCTGGCAGGAGAAGATCACCAGTGTCAAACCGGAGCTCGTCATCCAGATTGCCCGGGAATTCGCACAGAACTCGCTCGATACGGGCGGCCGCTCGATGATCATCATGGGTGCCGGCATCAACCACTGGTTCAACAGTGATACGATCTACAGAGCTATTCTGAACCTTGTCACGCTGACAGCCTCCCAAGGTGTCAACGGCGGCGGCTGGGCGCATTACGTCGGACAGGAGAAATGCCGTCCGATCGAAGGGTGGAGCACGATCGCCTTCGCACGGGACTGGCAGGCACCGCCGCGGCTCCAGAATGCGACGTCGTTCTTCTACTTCGCAACCGATCAATGGAAGTATGAGGAAGCCGGCACGCAGTCGCTCATGTCACCGCTCGGTGGGAACTCCCGCTATGAGCATCCGGCGGACTACAACGTGCTCGCTGCGCGGCTCGGCTGGATGCCGTCCTATCCGCAGTTCAACCGCAACAGTCTGCAGCTCACAGAAGAAGCAGCCGAAGCGGGGCACACGACAACACCTGAAATCGTGGACTACGTAAAGAATCAGCTGATCTCAGGAGATATGCAGTTCGCAATCGAGGATCCGGATGCACCGGAAAACTTCCCGAGAAGCCTGTTCGTCTGGCGCTCGAATCTCGTCTCCAGCTCCGCAAAAGGTCAGGAATACTTCATGAAGCACCTGTTCGGCGCAACCGACAACCTCCTGGCCAAGCCGAATGAACGCATGAAGCCGGAAGAAGTCGTCTGGCGGGATGAAGTCGAAGGAAAACTTGACCTGCTCGTCGCGCTCGACTTCCGGATGACAACGACCCCGCTCTATGCCGATCTGGTCCTGCCGGCAGCGACCTGGTATGAGAAAGTCGACTTGTCGTCCACGGATATGCACCCATTCGTCCACCCGTTCAATCCGGCGGTCGATCCTCTATGGGAATCACGTTCCGACTGGGACATCTACCGGTCGATCGCGGAGACTTTCTCGGAAATAGCGAAGACCCATCTTCCGGGCGTCTACAAAGACCTGGTGACCTCTCCGCTCGCCCACGACTCGGCGCAGGAGATCGCACAGCCATACGGCGATGTGCGGGACTGGACGAAAGGCGAGGCGGAAGCGATCCCGGGCAAGACGATGCCCGGCATGACGATTGTCGAACGAGACTATACGAAAGTGTATGACAAGTACGTCACGCTCGGACCGCTTTTATCTACAGGAAAAGTAGGGGCACACGGCGTCAGCTTCTCGGTTGCGGACGAATACGAAATGATGAAGGGCATCAACGGGGTCTACGAAGACGACACCATCAAAGACGGACTGCCGAAGCTGCACACCGCGAAGCATGTTGCGGAAGCGATGCTGACACTGTCTTCAGCGACGAACGGACGTGTCTCCCAGAAAGCATTCCTTTCTGCGGAAGCGGACACCGGCGTGGAACTCAAGGACATCTCGGCAGACCGAGCGGCGGAACGGTTCACATTTGCCGGTATCACCGCGCAGCCGCGTGAAGTCATTCCGACTCCGGTCTTCAGCGGATCCAACAAACTGGGTCGCAGATACTCGCCGTTTACGACCAACATCGAGCGTCTCGTGCCGTTCCGGACGCTGACAGGACGCCAACACTTCTATCTGGATCATGAGCTGTTCCTCGACTTCGGGGAGGCGCTGCCGGTCTATAAACCGACACTGCCGCCGCTCGTACTCGGGCCGCATGACCGTCCTGTCGCAGGCACGGAGGACTCCCTCGTCCTGCGCTATCTGACACCGCATGGCAAGTGGAACATCCATACGACCTACCAGGACAACCAGCACATGCTGACATTGTTCCGCGGAGGTCCGACCGTCTGGCTGTCCGACGTGGATGCAGACGCACATGGCATCGATGACAACCAGTGGCTGGAGGTCTATAACCGGAACGGCGTCGTCACAGCCCGTGCTGTCGTCAGCCACCGGATGCCAAAAGGCACGATGTTCATGTACCACGCACAGGATAAGCACATCCAGGTGCCGGGCTCCGAAATTACGGAAGAACGCGGCGGCAGCCATAACGCGCCGACACGCATCCATATGAAACCGACACAGATGGTCGGCGGATACGCACAGCTGAGCTATGGCTTCAACTACTACGGACCGATCGGCAACCAGCGTGACGAGTACGTAGCCGTCCGCAAAATGAAGGAGGTCAACTGGCTTGAAAATTAA
- the narH gene encoding nitrate reductase subunit beta codes for MKIKAQIAMVMNLDKCIGCHTCSVTCKTTWTNREGAEYMWFNNVETKPGIGYPKRWEDQEIYKGGWNLRNGKLELKSGSKLSKIALGKIFYNPDMPEMKDYYEPWTYDYEKLTTAPDSEHTPVARAKSVVTGDYMDLEWGPNWEDQLAGGHITGPTDPNIQKIEEEIKFNFEQAFMMYLPRLCEHCLNPSCVASCPSGAMYKRDEDGIVLVDQEACRGWRYCMTGCPYKKVYFNWKTNKAEKCTFCFPRIESGLPTVCSETCTGRIRYLGVLLYDADRVLEAAATPDPKDLYNAQCDLFLDPSDPEVIEQARKDGISEDWITAAQNSPVYKLAIEYKLAFPLHPEYRTLPMVWYVPPLSPIMNYFEGKDSIQNPDMIFPAIEEMRIPIQYLANMLTAGDTETVKGSLQRMAMMRSFMRAQSSGKDFDESKLDRVGLTASTAKKMYRLLAIAKYEDRFVIPTSHKEGQMNVYRSQGSAGYTGMGTYGEAVQQDPYSNFSVMGSNGSCDGCGPVNAGAGAPVKTGKEIYEENFYGGIWRD; via the coding sequence TTGAAAATTAAAGCGCAGATCGCAATGGTGATGAACCTGGACAAATGCATCGGCTGCCATACGTGCAGCGTGACATGCAAAACGACATGGACGAACCGCGAAGGTGCTGAATATATGTGGTTCAACAACGTGGAAACGAAGCCGGGGATCGGCTATCCGAAGCGGTGGGAAGACCAGGAGATCTACAAAGGCGGCTGGAACCTGCGGAACGGCAAGCTGGAGCTCAAATCGGGCTCCAAGCTTTCCAAAATCGCCCTCGGCAAGATCTTCTACAACCCGGATATGCCGGAGATGAAAGACTATTACGAGCCATGGACGTACGATTACGAAAAGCTGACAACGGCACCGGACAGTGAGCATACGCCGGTCGCCCGCGCGAAATCGGTCGTCACAGGCGACTACATGGACCTCGAGTGGGGGCCGAACTGGGAGGATCAGCTCGCGGGCGGCCATATCACAGGCCCGACGGATCCGAATATCCAGAAGATCGAAGAGGAGATCAAGTTCAACTTCGAGCAGGCGTTCATGATGTACCTGCCGCGGCTGTGCGAGCACTGCCTCAACCCTAGCTGTGTCGCATCCTGTCCGTCAGGCGCCATGTACAAACGGGACGAGGACGGCATCGTCCTCGTCGACCAGGAAGCGTGCCGCGGCTGGCGCTACTGCATGACCGGCTGCCCGTACAAAAAAGTGTACTTCAACTGGAAGACGAACAAAGCCGAGAAGTGCACATTCTGCTTCCCGCGCATCGAATCCGGACTCCCGACCGTATGCTCGGAGACATGTACAGGACGGATCCGCTATCTCGGTGTCCTGCTGTATGATGCGGACCGTGTCCTCGAAGCAGCGGCCACTCCGGATCCGAAAGACCTGTACAACGCACAATGCGATCTGTTCCTTGACCCAAGCGATCCGGAAGTGATCGAACAGGCAAGGAAAGACGGCATCTCGGAAGACTGGATCACGGCAGCCCAGAACTCACCGGTCTACAAGCTCGCGATCGAGTACAAACTCGCATTCCCGCTCCACCCGGAATACCGCACGCTGCCGATGGTCTGGTATGTGCCGCCGCTCAGCCCGATCATGAACTACTTCGAAGGAAAAGACTCCATCCAGAATCCGGATATGATCTTCCCGGCAATCGAAGAAATGCGGATCCCGATCCAATACTTGGCCAATATGCTGACAGCAGGTGATACGGAAACCGTGAAAGGCTCCCTGCAGCGCATGGCGATGATGCGCTCCTTCATGAGAGCCCAGTCTTCCGGCAAGGACTTCGATGAAAGCAAACTGGATCGGGTCGGCCTGACCGCTTCCACCGCGAAAAAGATGTACCGCCTTCTGGCCATCGCGAAATACGAAGACCGTTTCGTTATCCCGACCTCCCACAAAGAGGGGCAGATGAACGTCTACCGCTCCCAAGGATCGGCCGGCTACACCGGAATGGGTACGTATGGCGAAGCTGTCCAGCAGGATCCATACAGCAACTTCTCCGTCATGGGATCGAATGGCAGCTGTGACGGTTGCGGCCCGGTCAATGCGGGAGCAGGAGCGCCAGTCAAGACCGGGAAGGAAATCTACGAAGAGAATTTCTATGGGGGGATCTGGCGTGATTGA